GTCATGCTTGGCCTTGGTGTTCATCGAGTACTTCGATCTTCGAGTCTTGTACTCCGCCATCGGGCTCGAGCCCGGTCTATCTCAAACTTGTTTTCGGAGCGACCCCTCTAGCCTACGGAATCGAACATACTTGATTTCAACCGTATACAATTCCATTAATTAAGTCAGAAGACGTATAACATGAAGTTGTTTTAATCAATCGAATAAAGTGGATTATCAAGAGATTTTCCGGCAcgagattattttttttaattaaaggtggaaatattttttttaaaattaaaataattatacaattcaACTGTAACTGTCAAAAACTAATTGCACATTTTAATTTTCTCGAGGAGGATTGCAAACAAATAGTTCTCATGGCCAACCATCTTAAGACCATAGACAAGTTAAATAAAATCAACAAACATGCTTATGAAACAGAAAATGATAGTAGTACATATATTAATAAACCTCCAAAGTACACATATAAAATCAACTGTGCTTCACGACCCTGCTATTTAATTTTGCTAGTTCGCTTATTAACTAGAACCGTTAGCATAACACAATTGACAAAGTGatcataaaaaaaaattcatgcaAACGCCAAAATGACCGACATAACAAAACCAGAATGAGGATTAATATAATTAATCGGGTACTTCGGCTTAGCAAGTGAAGCCAGTAGGAGGATTCCTTCCACAGTTGTTGAGAACAAGGCTAAGAGAGAGTGGCACATTGAGATTTATTCCCAGCACATTTGCCCTTATGGCTGTGCACAAGCAAACCGCCGCCTCTAAATCCGCCAGCCCCGCGATCAAACTGCAGCATGGCATCGTTGGAGGACTCCCAATTACCGCGCCCACCAATCCACCGACTAAATTTGCACATACACCCAACTTCAGAGCATCTCTCGGGC
This sequence is a window from Nicotiana sylvestris chromosome 3, ASM39365v2, whole genome shotgun sequence. Protein-coding genes within it:
- the LOC138886925 gene encoding 14 kDa proline-rich protein DC2.15-like, which translates into the protein MASKTRASVTLFLSLNLLFFVIVSGTDCGSCHHNPPSTGNGGGNGSNTGGSGNGGGSGNGGGSGNGGGGGNGQGRCPRDALKLGVCANLVGGLVGAVIGSPPTMPCCSLIAGLADLEAAVCLCTAIRANVLGINLNVPLSLSLVLNNCGRNPPTGFTC